The sequence GCCTGACGCCCATCCCGGGCCAGTAGGCCCGCCCCGGGGCACCGGGCACCTCGAAGACTCACAACAACGACGCGAACAGCGAAATCAACACACGAAACAGAGGAGACCGACTATGAGCGAGAAGAACTTCACCCTGGGCGACAACGTCGAGCATTTCACCATCGCGGACGTGGCCAGGGATAATCCTGACTTCCGGAAGGTGCTGTGGACCGGAGAACACACCCAGATCGTGGTGATGACCATTCCGCCCGGTGGCGAGATCGGAGACGAGGTCCACGAACACACCGATCAGATCCTGACCTTCGTTTCCGGAACCGGCGAAGCCGACCTCAACGGCCACACGCATCCCATCGATGCCGGGGACCAGTGCGCGGTACCGGCCGGCGCCCAGCATAACTTTCGCAACACCGGGGACGAGCCACTGGTGCTGTACACCATCTACAGCCCACCCGAACACGCTATCGGCGCCGCATTCGCCACCCGGGAAGAGGCTAACGCCGCCGCAGGGTCCCGTAGTTGTTGACCGTCAGGGCGGTGACCTGCTATTTCATCCTTCCAGGATCAGGCCGACGGCCTGATACGGGTCTGCTGCCAGGCGTCGGCAGGCGCGGGCGATGTTCGAGTGACCG comes from Phycisphaerae bacterium and encodes:
- a CDS encoding cupin domain-containing protein yields the protein MSEKNFTLGDNVEHFTIADVARDNPDFRKVLWTGEHTQIVVMTIPPGGEIGDEVHEHTDQILTFVSGTGEADLNGHTHPIDAGDQCAVPAGAQHNFRNTGDEPLVLYTIYSPPEHAIGAAFATREEANAAAGSRSC